In Kryptolebias marmoratus isolate JLee-2015 linkage group LG11, ASM164957v2, whole genome shotgun sequence, the following proteins share a genomic window:
- the LOC108237491 gene encoding solute carrier family 41 member 2-like isoform X2, whose translation MIVCRITGDATTTTQHCSDDDGHDRQQCAKIAASPAPKVAYKEGHLLNHQIRTESSRRAQLYTMVVPKSPDKKRSQNVCLETRISPNPSLSQDSRSLKHLSSNELFSPVNTSLELQSQEFTETDALLPNELYDGSRSSRSMTAKGAEGPAGPEESVCSMVLQILVPFLLAGFGTVSAGMLLDVVQSWDVFQDFSELLILVPAVLGMKGNLEMTLASRLSTAVNAGKMESAREKWLLIIGNLALKQLQATVLGLLASLVATLLGWMAEGQMPFNHLVLLCSTSISTAFMASLMQGMIMVGVIIGCKRMGINPDNVATPMAASFGDLITLALLACFSQWFYSFMELYPYVLYLVDLFYLCLIPVWMAVSSKHPASHILLHTGWEPIIAAMLISSIGGLILDKSVSDPNLVGIILYAPVINGIGGNLVSIQSSRISTHLHLNYSPREFPEGRKSCLNPFYIFFVSGANHRSAQVLLLLVLPGQLIFIHVIHLMKGGLTLPSPLFTVFFLSASLIQVFLLLCIADCMVHCLWRRGKDPDSYSIPYLTALGDLLGTGLLSLVFLILWCIGDTGNV comes from the exons atGATTGTGTGTAGAATAACTGGTGATGCCACAACGACAACTCAACACTGTTCAGACGACGACGGTCATGATCGGCAGCAGTGTGCCAAAATAGCAGCTTCTCCTGCTCCGAAGGTGGCATATAAGGAGG gtcACCTTTTAAATCATCAGATCAGAACTGAGAGCAGCAGAAGAGCCCAACTTTACACCATGGTTGTCCCAAAATCACCAGATAAGAAAAGGTcccaaaatgtctgtttggAGACCCGCATCAGTCCAAACCCGTCCCTGTCCCAGGACTCTAGAAGTCTTAAACATCTGAGCTCTAATGAACTCTTCTCACCAGTCAACACAAGTCTCGAGCTCCAGTCTCAGGAGTTCACAGAGACAGACGCTCTGCTCCCCAACGAGCTCTACGATGGGTCCAGGTCCAGCAGATCCATGACAGCGAAAGGCGCTGAAGGTCCAGCTGGACCTGAAGAATCAGTGTGCTCCATGGTGCTGCAGATCCTGGTACCGTTTCTGCTGGCCGGGTTTGGGACGGTTTCTGCCGGGATGCTGCTTGATGTAGTTCAG AGCTGGGATGTTTTCCAGGATTTCTCAGAGCTCCTCATTCTGGTTCCTGCTGTTTTAGGCATGAAGGGGAACCTGGAAATGACCCTCGCCTCTAGACTCTCCACTGCT GTGAACGCTGGGAAAATGGAATCAGCCAGAGAAAAGTGGTTGCTCATCATTGGTAATCTGGCACTTAAACAG CTACAAGCCACAGTGTTGGGCCTGTTGGCTTCCCTCGTGGCGACTCTGTTGGGCTGGATGGCAGAAGGACAGATGCCCTTTAATCACTTGGTGCTCCTCTGTTCAACCAGTATTTCTACGGCTTTCATGGCGTCGCTGATGCAAG GTATGATTATGGTGGGAGTGATTATTGGCTGCAAGCGGATGGGAATCAATCCTGATAACGTGGCCACACCGATGGCAGCCAGCTTTGGAGATCTCATCACTCTTGCCTTGTTGGCGTGCTTCAGTCAGTGGTTCTACTCTTTTATGG agcTCTATCCCTACGTGCTGTACCTGgttgatcttttttatttatgtctgaTACCCGTCTGGATGGCAGTCTCGTCCAAACACCCAGCCAGTCACATCCTGCTCCACACAGGCTGGGAACCAATCATTGCAGCGATGCTTATCAGCAG tattGGAGGACTTATTCTGGACAAGAGTGTGTCAGATCCAAACTTGGTGGGAATCATTCTTTATGCTCCAGTCATTAATG GTATTGGAGGAAACCTCGTCTCCATTCAGTCTAGTCGCATTTCTACTCATTTGCATTTGAATTATTCACCCAGAGAGTTTCCAGAGGGCCGTAAAAGCTGTTTGAACCCCTTTTACATCTTCTTTGTATCAG GAGCAAACCACCGATCTGCTCAAGTTCTGCTCCTGTTGGTTCTCCCTGGTCAGCTGATCTTTATACATGTCATCCATCTAATGAAAGGAGGGCTCACGTTGCCCAGTCCTCTCTTCACTGTCTTCTTCTTGTCAGCTTCTCTTATTCAG GTCTTCTTATTGCTGTGCATAGCTGACTGTATGGTCCACTGTCTGTGGCGGAGGGGCAAAGACCCTGACAGCTACTCAATACCCTACCTGACAGCTCTCGGAGACCTTCTGGGTACTGGCCTTCTCTCTCTTGTCTTTCTCATACTGTGGTGCATCGGTGACACTGGCAACGTATAG
- the washc4 gene encoding WASH complex subunit 4: MAVDTIPPDWEFDRFDDGSQRIHTEVQLKNYSRFLEEYTSQLKGIEEALDDSIGDVWDFTLDPIALKLLPYEQSSLLELIKTDNKVLNKVITVYAALCSEVKKLKYEAETKFYNGLLYYGEGVCETSVVEGESQIQMGRFISFLQELSCFVSRCYEVVVSIVHQLAALYSSNKSATKIIESSGVHFQVVYEHLGELLVVLITLDEIMENHGTLKDHWKMYKRLLKSVHHNPGKFSISEEKLKPFEKLLLKLEGQLLDGMILQACVEQRFDDPGEGVAVSKNSVFAEEFAFNIRSIFTNVESKIGEPSEIDQRDKYASVCALFVLHFHIFRSVDKKLYKALLDVCKKVPAVTLVANIIWFPDTFLGAKVPAAAKMMDKKSLQAIRAQRDAYLQQRAQTLTKDVQSYYVFVTSWMMKMESILSKEHKSDKLEEALNSRCNVFVQGILYSYSISTIIKTTMNMYMSMQRPMTKTSVKALCRLVELLKAVEHTFHRRSMVVADSVSHITLQLQSQALNSIGTAKKRVISDKKYSEQRLDVLSSLVLAENALSGPSTKERRLVVSLALCVGTQLKTFRDEELLPLQLVLKKLDLISELSERVKLQCDCSFLYWHRAVFPIYLDDVYDNAVDAARMHYMFSALRDSVPSMLQAKHLESCNQLLESYEKEIMDVFNEHLLDKLCKEIEKDLRLSVHTHLKLDDRNPFRVGMKDLAHFFSVKPIRFFNRFIHIKAYVTHYLDKTFYNLTTVALHDWATYSEMRNLATQRYGLTMTEAHLPSQTLEQGLDVLEIMRNIHVFVSRYLYNLNNQIFIEKASNNKHLNTINIRHVANSIRTHGTGIMNTTVNFTYQFLRKKFYIFSQFMYDEHIKSRLIKDIRFFRETKDQSDQKYPFERAEKFNRGIRKLGLTPDGQSYLDQFRQLISQIGNAMGYVRMIRSGGLHCCSSAIRFVPDLEDIVNFEELVKEEGLSEETQRAASILDSVLSDLTSNSAEGTEYFKMLVAVFAPEFRSAKNMHLRNFYMIVPPLTVNFVEHSISCKEKLNKKNKTGAAFTDDGFAMGVAYILKLLDQYLEFDSLHWFQAVRDKYRKELSAVVKEQHVQSAGQDEKLLQTMNLTQKRLDVYLQEFELLYFSLSSARIFFRADKTAAEETLEKKDKEAAGKAGVSCEGSTGSDPSSK, from the exons ATGGCAGTGGACACTATCCCCCCAGACTGGGAGTTTGACCGTTTTGACGACGGTTCACAAA GAATACACACAGAGGTTCAGCTGAAGAACTACAGCCGGTTCCTGGAGGAGTACACTTCCCAGCTGAAGGGCATCGAAGAAGCTCTGGACGACTCCATAGGAGATGTTTGGGACTTCACGCTGGACCCCATCGCACTGAAA CTTCTCCCTTATGAACAGTCGTCTTTATTAGAGctcattaaaacagacaataag GTCCTGAACAAAGTCATCACCGTTTATGCTGCTCTCTGCAGTGAAGTGAAAAAGCTCAAGTATGAG GCGGAAACCAAGTTCTACAATGGCTTGTTGTACTATGGAGAGGGAG TGTGTGAAACCAGCGTTGTTGAGGGGGAGTCACAGATCCAAATGGGCAGATTCATTTCATTCCTGCAG GAGCTGTCCTGCTTTGTTTCAAGATGTTATGAAGTGGTGGTGAGCATTGTCCATCAGCTAGCTGCCCTCTACAGCAGCAACAA gaGCGCGACAAAAATCATTGAGTCATCAGGCGTCCATTTCCaa gtggTGTACGAACACCTGGGGGAGTTGTTGGTGGTGCTGATTACACTTGATGAAATTATGGAAAATCACGGCACACTAAAAGATCATTGGAAGATGTATAAAAG gtTATTAAAGTCTGTACATCATAACCCTGGAAAATTTTCCATCTCTGAAGAGAAGCTGAAACCATTCGAGAAGCTCCTGCTGAAGCTGGAGGGACAGCTGCTGGACGGCATGATCCTGCAG GCCTGTGTGGAGCAGAGGTTTGACGATCCAGGGGAGGGAGTTGCTGTCtccaaaaacagtgtttttgctgAGGAGTTTGCCTTCAACATCCGGAGCATATTCACAAATGTGGAGTCGAAAATTG gcGAACCTTCAGAAATTGACCAGAGAGATAAATACGCTTCAGTCTGTGCTCTCTTTGTCCTCCACTTTCACATATTTAGGAGTGTCGACAAAAAACTCTACAAGGCGTTGCTCGACGTCTGCAAAAAG GTTCCTGCTGTCACTCTGGTTGCGAACATCATCTGGTTTCCTGACACCTTCCTCGGCGCTAAAGTCCCGGCCGCAGCGAAGATGATGGACAAAAAGAGCCTTCAGGCAATCAGAGCGCAGAGAGACGCCTACCTGCAGCAACGAGCTCAGACATTAACAAA ggATGTTCAGTCATACTACGTTTTTGTAACGTCCTGGATGATGAAAATGGAGTCCATCCTGTCCAAGGAGCATAAAAGCGACAAGCTGGAAGAAGCCCTTAACAGCAGATGTAATGTGTTCGTACAG GGCATCCTGTACTCCTATAGCATCAGCACCATCATCAAGACCACCATGAACATGTACATGTCGATGCAGCGGCCCATGACCAAGACCTCTGTTAAAGCACTTTGTCGACTGGTTGAGTTGCTCAAG GCTGTGGAGCACACGTTTCACCGGCGGTCGATGGTTGTAGCAGACTCAGTTTCTCACATCACTCTGCAGCTTCAGTCTCAGGCCCTTAACTCCATCGGCACAGCCAAG AAAAGGGTGATCTCTGACAAGAAGTACAGCGAGCAGCGGCTGGATGTGCTGTCGTCTTTGGTGCTGGCAGAAAACGCTCTGAGTGGACCGAGCACAAAAGAGCGCCGCCTGGTGGTGTCTCTGGCTCTGTGTGTCGGAACTCAGCTG aaaaccttCCGAGATGAGGAGCTGCTTCCCCTGCAGCTGGTGCTGAAGAAGCTGGATTTGATTAGTGAGCTGAGTGAAAG ggTTAAGCTGCAGTGTGACTGTAGTTTCCTTTACTGGCACCGAGCTGTTTTTCCCATTTACCTGGATGATGTGTATGACAACGCTGTAGACGCAGCACGAATGCAC TACATGTTCAGTGCACTAAGGGACAGTGTGCCATCCATGCTGCAAGCCAAACACTTGGAGTCGTGCAACCAGCTGCTGGAGAGCTACGAAAAAGAGATTATGGATGTTTTCAATGAG caccTCCTCGACAAGCTGTGTAAGGAGATTGAGAAGGACCTGCGTCTCTCCGTCCACACCCACCTGAAGCTCGACGACAGGAATCCCTTCAGGGTTGGCATGAAGGACCTGGCCCACTTCTTTTCTGTCAAACCCATCCGATTCTTCAACCGCTTCATTCACATCAAAG CTTATGTGACCCACTACCtggacaaaacattttacaacctCACCACGGTGGCACTGCATGACTGGGCCACCTACAGCGAGATGAGAAACCTCGCGACGCAGCGTTACGGACTCACGATGACCGAGGCACACCTGCCCAGCCAGACACTGGAGCAG GGTCTGGATGTTCTGGAGATCATGAGAAACATTCACGTTTTTGTTTCACGTTACCTCTACAACCTCAACAACCAG ATCTTCATCGAGAAGGCCAGTAACAACAAGCATCTGAACACCATCAACATCCGGCACGTCGCAAACTCGATCCGGACGCACGGCACGGGCATTATGAACACCACT GTCAACTTCACCTACCAGTTCCTGCGGAAAAAATTTTACATCTTCAGTCAGTTTATGTATGACGAACACATCAAGTCTCGACTCATAAAGGACATTCGGTTCTTCAGGGAAACAAAAGACCAGTCTGATCAGAAG taCCCGTTTGAGCGTGCAGAGAAGTTTAACCGAGGGATCCGAAAGCTGGGCCTCACCCCTGATGGACAGAGCTACCTGGATCAGTTCAGACAGCTCATCAGCCAGATCG GCAACGCCATGGGCTACGTGAGGATGATCCGTTCTGGGGGCCTCCACTGCTGCAGCAGCGCAATCAG ATTTGTCCCAGACCTGGAGGACATAGTCAACTTTGAGGAGCTAGTGAAGGAGGAAGGACTGTCGGAGGAAACCCAGAGGGCTGCTAg tATTCTGGATTCAGTGTTGAGTGATCTGACCAGCAACTCTGCAGAGGGCACGGAGTACTTCAAGATGCTGGTGGCTGTGTTTGCGCCCGAGTTTCGCAGCGCAAAGAACATGCACCTGAGGAACTTCTATATGATCGTGCCCCCTCTG ACTGTGAATTTTGTGGAGCACTCCATCAGCTGCAAAGAGAAGCTAAACAAGAAGAACAAGACCGGAGCTGCGTTCACAGACGATGGCTTTGCAATGG GTGTGGCATACATTCTGAAGCTGCTGGACCAGTACCTGGAGTTTGACTCTCTGCACTGGTTCCAAGCGGTCCGGGATAAGTACAGGAAGGAGCTGAGCGCGGTGGTGAAGGAGCAGCATGTGCAGTCCGCCGGTCAAGATGAAAAGCTGCTTCAGACTATGAATCTCACCCAGAAGAGGCTGGATGTCTACCTGCAG GAGTTTGAGCTGCTTTACTTCTCATTAAGCAGCGCGAGGATCTTCTTCAGAGCTGACAAGACGGCAGCCGAGGAAACTCTGGAGAAGAAGGATAAAG AAGCAGCTGGGAAAGCGGGCGTTTCGTGTGAAGGGTCCACGGGTTCTGATCCGTCCTCCAAGTGA
- the cnot2 gene encoding CCR4-NOT transcription complex subunit 2, translating into MFGARKKFPDFVEVIDNDFTDDMYYNQPSMFPHRSDKDMLSSPSPSSSGQLSQLGPSLYGPQSAIGFPIRSMGNSTPQINRNLTQGTQLPSHITPTTGVPTMSLHTSSSPSRGTLSVNSRNILNHSQVGQGLGISSRTSSMSSSGLGSPNRSSPSIICMPKQQPARQPCTISSMSGFGMNRNQAFGMNNSLSSNIFNGTDGSDNVMGLDLSDFPALADRSRREGTGNPTPLPNPLAGRAPYVGMVTKPSTEQTQDFSIHNEDFPALPGPNYKDPTLNNDDSKTNLNSTSKSTSSTDGPKFPGDKTASAQNNNQKKGIQVLPDGRVMNIPSGMVTDQFGMIGLLTFIRAAETDPGMVHLALGSDLTTLGLNLNSPENLYPKFASPWASAPCRPQDIDFHVPSEYLTNIHIRDKLAAIKLARYGEDLLFYLYYMNGGDLLQILAAVELFNRDWRYHKEERVWITRAPGMEPTLKTNTYERGTYYFFDCLNWRKVAKEFHLEYDKLEERPHVPTTFNYNPAQQAF; encoded by the exons ATGTTTGGTGCTAGAAAGAAATTTCCAGACTTTGTCGAGGTAATCGATAATGACTTCACCGACGACATGTACTACAACCAGCCGTCTATGTTCCCACATAGATCGGACAAAGAT ATGCTTTCCTCTCCGTCACCGTCGTCGTCTGGTCAGCTGTCGCAGCTCGGTCCAAGTTTGTACGGTCCACAAA GTGCGATCGGTTTCCCCATTAGAAGCATGGGTAACAGTACACCTCAGATAAACCGAAATCTAACGCAAGGGACGCAGCTACCAAGTCATATCACCCCGACGACAGGTGTCCCCACCATGTCCCTCCATACGTCTTCATCGCCGAGCAG GGGGACGCTATCGGTGAATTCGAGGAACATACTGAATCACTCTCAGGTTGGTCAAGGCCTCGGGATAAGCAGCAGGACCAGTAGTATGAGCAGCTCAGGGCTAGGAAGCCCCAACCGCAGCTCACCCAGCATCATCTGTATGCCCAAACAGCAACCAGCACGTCAGCCCTGCACCATAAGCAG CATGTCGGGATTTGGTATGAACCGTAATCAGGCTTTTGGAATGAACAACTCGTTATCAAGCAACATCTTCAACGGCACAG ATGGGAGTGACAATGTAATGGGACTGGATCTGTCAGATTTCCCTGCTTTAGCAGACAGGAGTCGGAGAGAAGGGACCGGAAATCCAACACCGCTGCCCAACCCGCTGGCTGGACGGGCTCCGTACG TTGGCATGGTGACAAAACCCTCGACTGAACAGACACAAGATTTCTCCATCCATAATGAGGACTTTCCTGCACTGCCTGGGCCAAACTATAAGGACCCCACACTGAACAACGATGACAGTAAAACT AACTTGAACTCCACAAGCAAGAGCACATCCAGCACAGATGGGCCAAAATTCCCCGGAGACAAGACGGCGTCGGCACAGAACAACAACCAGAAGAAAGGGATCCAGGTGTTGCCAGATG GTCGGGTGATGAACATTCCCTCCGGAATGGTGACAGACCAATTCGGCATGATCGGCCTGCTGACGTTTATCCGAGCTGCCGAAACTGATCCGGGGATGGTCCATCTGGCACTAGGAAGTGACCTCACAACACTGGGACTCAACCTGAATTCACCAGA AAACTTGTACCCCAAGTTCGCCTCTCCTTGGGCCTCAGCGCCGTGCCGACCTCAAGACATCG ATTTCCATGTTCCATCAGAGTATTTAACCAACATCCACATAAGAGACAAG TTGGCGGCAATCAAGTTGGCTCGATACGGAGAAGACCTGTTGTTCTACTTGTACTACATGAACGGCGGCGATCTACTACAGATCCTGGCGGCGGTGGAGCT CTTTAACCGGGATTGGAGGTACCACAAAGAGGAGCGGGTTTGGATAACACGAGCACCTGGCATGGAGCCCACACTCAAGACCAACACCTACGAGAGGGGCACCTACTACTTTTTTGACTGTCTTAACTGGAGGAAAGTTGCCAAG GAATTTCACCTGGAGTACGACAAGCTGGAAGAGAGGCCCCACGTGCCAACAACGTTCAACTACAACCCAGCCCAGCAGGCCTTCTAA
- the lrrc10 gene encoding leucine-rich repeat-containing protein 10 — protein sequence MGNAVRGVVAFIPSERCQRFLVGDLKEMPLDRTLDLSSRQLRRLPVAACVFDELVKLYLSDNNLSRLPAELQGLRKLQLLALDFNCFEELPAAVCRLPQLRFLYLGNNRIHCLPRELRDLRELTTLWLETNCFTDFPAVICELTNLKTLHLGYNLIRSLPNDLKRLQELRSIWLAGNLLTEFPPVLLEMHFLAIIDVDRNRIRYFPTLSHLNGLKLIIYDHNPCINAPVVGEGVRRVGRWADSSDDEQEEDGTKAGSETAEEVAEVQSEEKHIDQEQGAE from the coding sequence ATGGGCAATGCCGTGCGAGGCGTCGTCGCCTTCATTCCCTCCGAACGCTGTCAGCGCTTCCTGGTGGGGGACCTGAAGGAGATGCCTCTGGACCGAACTCTGGACCTGAGCAGCCGTCAGCTGCGCCGGCTGCCCGTTGCGGCGTGCGTCTTCGATGAGTTGGTGAAGCTCTACCTAAGCGACAACAACCTCAGCCGCCTTCCTGCGGAGCTGCAGGGCCTGAGGAAGCTGCAGCTCTTGGCCCTCGACTTTAACTGCTTCGAGGAGCTCCCAGCAGCTGTTTGCAGGTTGCCCCAGCTCAGATTCCTTTACCTGGGAAACAACAGGATACACTGTCTTCCCAGAGAACTAAGAGATCTCAGGGAACTTACGACTTTGTGGCTGGAGACTAACTGCTTCACTGACTTCCCCGCGGTTATCTGTGAGCTCACAAATCTGAAGACCCTGCACCTTGGTTATAACCTCATCCGCAGTTTGCCGAATGATCTAAAACGGCTGCAGGAACTGCGAAGTATCTGGCTTGCTGGGAACCTGCTGACAGAGTTCCCCCCAGTGTTGCTGGAAATGCACTTTTTGGCCATCATAGATGTGGATCGGAACAGAATACGGTACTTCCCGACCTTGTCTCACCTGAACGGCTTGAAACTGATCATATACGACCACAACCCCTGCATCAACGCACCAGTGGTGGGCGAGGGAGTCAGGAGGGTTGGGCGCTGGGCCGACAGCTCAGATGACGAACAGGAAGAAGACGGGACAAAAGCCGGGAGTGAGACAGCAGAGGAGGTGGCGGAGGTCCAGTCTGAGGAGAAGCACATTGATCAGGAGCAAGGAGCAGAGTGA
- the bscl2 gene encoding seipin yields the protein MSEFKDPPQSQQFPELQRGSKVQIRSGSDRMGAAMGPMLHWVQDVAAVTLLKARRTLLQAAILFCTLFLLLWVSVFLYGSFYYSYMPTVSFSTPVHFYYASDCDTAEAGLCSFPTANISFMRNERSQVMANGQPYRVSLELEMPESPVNQQLGMFMVRMSCYTKGGKIVSSVGRSTMLHFRSFLLQTLSTLCFSPLLLTGMAEQKQLIEVELYSDYKTNAYEPTIGAVIQIQSKQVQIYSSQLRIHAYFTGIRYLLYNFPLTSAVIGVSTNFAFLSVVALFGYLQFIWGGLWPPDQVRVRVMMGDSTRTQRRREEARKRMERENSQKELSTAAEIGPVNGTYGLQGNGTLEETLSEHPSVNPDASGAEAPDNKEEESHDSEEPEDTDSSDVLNGSLPTQSGETLLRQRPGPWMSL from the coding sequence ATGTCTGAATTTAAGGATCCGCCACAGAGCCAGCAGTTcccagagctccaaagaggatCAAAAGTCCAAATCAGGAGCGGATCAGACAGGATGGGGGCTGCGATGGGACCGATGCTTCACTGGGTGCAGGATGTAGCGGCTGTGACTCTCCTTAAAGCCCGGCGCACATTACTTCAGGCCGCCATCCTTTTCTGTACTTTGTTCCTGCTGCTCTGGGTGTCCGTGTTTCTCTATGGAAGCTTCTATTACTCCTACATGCCCACTGTGAGCTTCTCCACCCCCGTGCACTTCTACTACGCCTCTGATTGTGACACCGCAGAGGCAGGTCTCTGCTCCTTCCCCACAGCCAACATCTCCTTCATGAGAAATGAAAGGAGCCAGGTGATGGCTAATGGTCAGCCTTACAGGGTGTCCCTGGAGCTGGAGATGCCCGAGTCTCCAGTGAATCAGCAGCTGGGTATGTTCATGGTCCGGATGTCTTGTTACACCAAAGGTGGGAAGATTGTGTCGTCCGTGGGGCGATCCACAATGCTGCATTTTCGCTCCTTCCTTCTGCAAACCCTGAGCACTTTGTgcttctctcctctcctgcttACTGGGATGGCTGAGCAGAAGCAACTCATCGAAGTGGAGCTCTACTCGGATTACAAGACAAATGCTTATGAGCCCACCATTGGTGCAGTCATTCAGATCCAGTCCAAACAGGTCCAGATCTACTCATCTCAGCTCCGTATCCACGCTTACTTCACTGGTATACGATACCTTTTGTACAACTTCCCCTTGACGTCCGCAGTGATCGGCGTCTCCACTAACTTCGCCTTCCTGAGTGTCGTTGCGCTGTTTGGCTACCTGCAGTTCATATGGGGCGGGCTCTGGCCTCCGGATCAGGTCAGAGTCAGGGTCATGATGGGAGACAGCACTCGCACCCAGAGGAGGCGGGAGGAGGCTCGAAAGCGCATGGAGCGAGAGAACTCGCAGAAGGAGCTCAGCACTGCTGCAGAAATCGGACCGGTGAACGGGACCTATGGTCTTCAGGGAAACGGCACGTTAGAGGAGACGTTATCAGAGCACCCCTCTGTAAACCCAGATGCCTCTGGGGCTGAAGCTCCAGATAACAAGGAAGAAGAGTCTCATGACTCGGAGGAGCCCGAAGACACCGACAGCTCAGATGTGTTAAACGGGAGCCTCCCAACTCAGTCTGGAGAGACTTTACTTCGCCAGAGACCTGGGCCTTGGATGAGTCTCTAA